In Silene latifolia isolate original U9 population chromosome 3, ASM4854445v1, whole genome shotgun sequence, a single window of DNA contains:
- the LOC141647102 gene encoding RING-H2 finger protein ATL32-like — MGSGKTDLVMTVIGFVVSTMFIVFICTRLICARIQLRNSRRNFHRRLSSGSNLSSLERGLHGIEPPVVINFPAKKYGDEYFAASESGQCSICLSEYQKEDVVRILPYCGHYFHINCIDIWLLQHCTCPVCRLSLRETNEKKRCMQLVSSGRSQYSVDSSGLHAHHCRFVSTTLETQRIDPIQEDQHMSLEDGDNNIQSSVDPASKHYVESPSLA, encoded by the exons ATGGGATCAGGGAAGACAGATTTAGTGATGACAGTAATAGGGTTTGTAGTTAGCACTATGTTCATTGTATTCATATGTACTAGATTAATTTGTGCAAGAATTCAACTTCGTAATTCAAGACGGAATTTCCATAGACGTTTATCTTCTGGATCTAATCTTTCTTCT TTGGAGAGGGGATTGCATGGGATTGAACCTCCAGTAGTTATCAACTTTCCTGCAAAAAAGTATGGGGATGAGTACTTTGCGGCATCGGAAAGTGGGCA ATGCTCCATTTGCCTGTCTGAGTACCAGAAGGAGGATGTAGTGCGTATACTGCCATATTGCGGTCACTATTTTCACATTAACTGCATTGATATATGGCTTCTGCAACATTGCACCTGTCCAGTATGTCGCTTATCTTTGCGAGAAACCAACGAGAAGAAACGATGCATGCAGTTAGTATCAAGTGGTCGGTCCCAATATAGCGTGGATTCTTCTGGTCTACATGCTCATCATTGCAGATTCGTTTCTACAACATTGGAAACTCAAAGAATAGACCCCATTCAAGAGGACCAACACATGTCTCTTGAAGATGGGGACAACAACATTCAGTCAAGTGTGGACCCCGCAAGCAAGCATTACGTTGAAAGTCCGTCATTGGCGTAG
- the LOC141647101 gene encoding cytochrome P450 77A2-like, with protein sequence MHLTCHTYELFTFTSTTHLLHSYKFYPSSPCPLHLTIPHFSKNIPFTFIMVTMDRFSLSLKPYQIFMSVTLVLLTLTYIVFRNKFKKSNKLRLPPGPPGWPVVGNLFQVANSGKYFFELVRELRPVYGPIFTMKMGSRTMIIVSNAELAHEALIAKGQLFASRPAETPTRKIFSCDKFTVNASYHGPVWRSLRRNMVQNGLSSTRLKNFKNVREVAMDKLVERLKNEAENEKGVVWVLKHARFAVFSILLSMCFGLELSEDTIEKIDHMMKLVLMTVDPRIDDFLPILSPFFYKQRRKAWDVRKKQIDMLRPLIEKRRAILRAGLESAPNAAPFSYLDTLFELEVEGRKTGPTEPEIVTLCSEFLNGGTDTTATAIEWAIGRFIDDPTMQSRLYDEIKATVGSRPVQEKDLDSMTYLHAFVKELLRKHPPTYLSLTHAVIEPAKLAGYDIPVGCNVEFYLPGISEDPKLWTAPEKFDPERFLTGGEDVDMTGIKGVKMLPFGAGRRICPGLSMATIHVHLMIARLVQEFEWSVYPPGKKVDFSEKLEFTVVMKNPLKAKIKPRVNN encoded by the coding sequence ATGCATTTAACTTGCCACACTTATGAGTTGTTCACATTTACTTCAACCACCCACCTCCTTCATTCTTATAAGTTCTACCCCTCCTCACCTTGCCCTCTTCACCTCACAATTCCTCACTTTTCTAAAAACATACCCTTCACTTTTATTATGGTCACCATGGACCGGTTTTCGCTCTCGTTGAAACCGTATCAAATTTTCATGTCTGTGACCCTGGTACTATTGACACTAACCTACATTGTGTTTAGGAACAAGTTTAAGAAGAGTAATAAGCTTCGTCTACCCCCCGGTCCACCGGGATGGCCAGTAGTTGGCAACCTGTTCCAGGTTGCCAACTCAGGAAAGTACTTTTTCGAGTTAGTGCGGGAATTACGGCCCGTGTATGGGCCGATTTTCACTATGAAAATGGGTTCCCGCACTATGATTATCGTGAGCAATGCTGAGCTTGCTCACGAAGCGCTTATTGCCAAGGGGCAATTATTCGCTTCTCGACCTGCCGAGACCCCAACCCGGAAGATTTTTAGTTGCGATAAGTTTACGGTCAATGCGTCGTACCATGGTCCGGTTTGGCGGTCTTTGAGGCGAAACATGGTTCAAAACGGGCTTAGTTCGACTAGGCTAAAAAACTTCAAAAATGTAAGGGAAGTCGCTATGGATAAGTTAGTAGAGAGGCTAAAGAACGAAGCGGAGAACGAGAAAGGCGTTGTTTGGGTCCTGAAACACGCTAGATTTGCTGTGTTTAGCATTCTTTTGTCAATGTGTTTCGGACTTGAATTAAGCGAAGATACAATTGAAAAAATTGACCATATGATGAAGTTAGTATTGATGACCGTCGATCCTCGCATCGACGATTTCTTACCAATACTTAGTCCGTTTTTCTACAAGCAACGTAGGAAAGCATGGGACGTGCGGAAGAAACAGATTGACATGCTCCGCCCGCTTATTGAGAAACGTCGGGCCATACTTCGGGCCGGGCTTGAGTCTGCCCCGAATGCTGCCCCGTTCTCGTACCTCGACACCCTTTTTGAGCTCGAGGTTGAGGGTCGAAAGACGGGCCCGACTGAGCCCGAGATTGTGACCCTGTGCTCGGAATTCCTCAATGGTGGGACCGATACCACGGCTACGGCAATTGAGTGGGCGATTGGTCGATTTATCGATGACCCGACAATGCAGTCTCGTCTTTACGACGAGATTAAGGCAACGGTCGGGTCACGGCCCGTGCAGGAGAAGGACCTTGACAGCATGACTTACTTACATGCCTTTGTCAAGGAACTTCTCCGAAAGCACCCGCCAACGTATTTATCCCTCACTCATGCGGTCATAGAGCCCGCCAAATTAGCGGGCTATGATATCCCGGTAGGTTGCAATGTCGAATTCTATCTACCCGGGATATCAGAGGACCCGAAGCTCTGGACCGCTCCAGAGAAGTTTGATCCAGAGCGGTTCCTCACGGGCGGTGAGGATGTCGACATGACCGGGATTAAAGGCGTAAAAATGCTCCCATTCGGAGCGGGTCGAAGAATCTGCCCGGGTTTAAGCATGGCAACTATACATGtccatctcatgattgcaaggcTGGTTCAAGAGTTTGAATGGAGTGTATATCCACCAGGGAAAAAAGTGGACTTCAGTGAAAAACTAGAATTTACTGTGGTAATGAAGAATCCACTGAAAGCCAAGATTAAACCAAGAGttaataattaa